In Bacillus rossius redtenbacheri isolate Brsri chromosome 9 unlocalized genomic scaffold, Brsri_v3 Brsri_v3_scf9_2, whole genome shotgun sequence, one DNA window encodes the following:
- the LOC134542977 gene encoding uncharacterized protein LOC134542977, producing the protein MARTVRLLLAMLVGLARTTHAADTAGAESLRSLDRFRRLIPYMTFYFAQENAADDPQYESQMSRVPVFAMDKVPQYPGNLATLPPYHPPQFTSLPSYLTPRPFAPPTKPQAYIVQNPTRYVYQPRRAKTYTTPKPVSLLQILYLLQLARKLPQSAGVSGQETLAQIVDILHRANRISPETEATLAKIFQAKAEPAPVVSVNGAAGVQTYTSSSTTAFAPLEADTTPRPFKVVFVPTPSPDRDYSVAPRKLPKARRPVSAVPDSANEVHDPADELPPSYDYAPRRPQTFHGAKSHVQTFPDPHSRGSTPGTPGVDYPTYSRIPETKFSCKNQRYKGFFGDPDTSCQVWHYCDLNGGQASFLCPNGTIFSQVALTCDWWFNVRCASTIQLYVLNERLYKYILPVTPSFPEDFTGPVVDHYLTLKFKEIELKNKEKEKEKEKNKEKEKEKQKD; encoded by the exons GCTTGGCGAGGACCACGCACGCCGCCGACACCGCCGGCGCGGAGTCTCTGAGGTCCCTGGACCGCTTCCGGCGCCTCATACCCTACATGACCTTCTACTTCGCTCAGGAGAACGCAGCCGACGACCCGCAGTACGAGTCGCAGATGAGCCGCGTGCCCGTGTTTGCGATGGACAAGGTTCCGCAGTACCCGGGCAACCTCGCCACACTGCCGCCCTACCACCCTCCCcagttcacctccttgccgagctACCTGACGCCGCGGCCCTTCGCCCCGCCGACCAAGCCCCAGGCGTACATCGTGCAGAACCCCACCCGGTACGTGTACCAGCCGCGGCGCGCCAAGACCTACACGACCCCCAAGCCCGTCAGCCTGCTGCAGATCCTCTACCTGCTGCAGCTGGCGCGCAAGCTGCCCCAGAGCGCCGGCGTCAGCGGCCAGGAGACCCTCGCGCAGATCGTCGACATCCTGCACCGCGCCAACCGCATCTCCCCGGAGACCGAGGCGACGCTCGCCAAGATCTTCCAGGCCAAGGCCGAGCCCGCCCCGGTCGTGAGCGTCAACGGCGCGGCCGGCGTCCAGACCTACACCTCCTCCAGCACCACCGCGTTCGCGCCGCTCGAGGCGGACACCACCCCCAGGCCGTTCAAGGTCGTCTTCGTGCCCACGCCCTCGCCGGACCGCGACTACAGCGTCGCCCCGCGCAAGCTGCCCAAGGCGCGGCGGCCCGTCAGCGCGGTCCCGGACAGCGCCAACGAGGTGCACGACCCGGCCGACGAGCTGCCGCCGTCGTACGACTACGCGCCCCGCCGGCCGCAGACCTTCCACGGCGCCAAGTCGCACGTGCAGACCTTCCCGGACCCGCACAGCAGGGGCAGCACCCCGGGCACGCCCGGCGTCGACTACCCCACCTACTCCCGCATCCCCGAGACCAAGTTCAGCTGCAAGAACCAGCGCTACAAGGGCTTCTTCGGCGACCCGGATACGTCGTGCCAG GTGTGGCACTACTGCGACCTAAATGGTGGCCAGGCATCCTTCCTGTGCCCGAACGGCACCATCTTCAGCCAAGTGGCCCTGACGTGTGACTGGTGGTTCAACGTGAGGTGCGCCTCCACGATACAGTTGTACGTGCTCAACGAGCGTCTCTACAAGTACATCCTGCCCGTGACACCCAGCTTCCCAGAGGACTTCACAGGGCCGGTGGTGGACCACTACCTCACCCTCAAGTTCAAGGAGATCGAGCTCAAGAACAAGGAGAAGGAGAAGGAAAAAGAAAAGAACAAGGAAAAAGAGAAAGAAAAGCAGAAAGATTAG